The following coding sequences lie in one Treponema socranskii subsp. buccale genomic window:
- a CDS encoding Gfo/Idh/MocA family protein, whose amino-acid sequence MEKVKFGIIGLGSIADVHAEALAQCPNCELTACYSPSPDKADRFAQKYGLEPYTDSESFFNSSGIQAVSVATPSGCHLEAALGAIEKGKHIIVEKPLEITVERCRKIIDAANAKGVKLSGIFQSRFYDAPRLVKKAIDAGRFGTPVLGSAYVKWFRSQAYYDSGAWRGTWEIDGGGALMNQSIHAVDLLQWFMGPVTEIGAFTETLAHKRIAVEDTGAAVLKFANGALGVIEGTTGSYPGALKKIEITGTEGTVVIEEDMLKVWQFKDERKEDAEIRERFGKKSNSAGGVSDPKAILSEGHAKQFCDFADAIIRDRKPFISGEDALCAVRIVTAIYESKRSRAFVKLDRPFDEY is encoded by the coding sequence ATGGAAAAAGTCAAATTCGGTATAATCGGATTGGGTTCCATTGCCGACGTTCATGCCGAAGCGCTGGCGCAATGTCCGAACTGCGAACTCACAGCCTGTTACAGTCCTTCTCCGGATAAAGCGGATCGGTTCGCTCAAAAATATGGGCTCGAGCCGTACACCGACTCGGAAAGTTTTTTCAATTCATCCGGTATTCAGGCTGTCTCCGTTGCGACGCCGTCAGGCTGCCATTTGGAAGCGGCGCTCGGTGCGATCGAAAAGGGAAAACATATTATTGTCGAAAAACCGCTTGAGATTACCGTCGAACGCTGTAGGAAAATTATCGATGCGGCAAACGCAAAAGGTGTAAAGCTTTCGGGAATCTTTCAATCGCGCTTTTATGATGCGCCGCGTCTCGTAAAAAAAGCGATCGACGCAGGGCGTTTCGGAACGCCTGTCTTGGGCAGCGCATATGTGAAATGGTTTCGCAGTCAAGCCTATTATGATTCCGGTGCGTGGCGCGGTACGTGGGAAATCGACGGGGGCGGCGCTCTCATGAATCAAAGTATTCATGCCGTCGATCTTTTGCAGTGGTTTATGGGGCCGGTAACGGAAATAGGCGCTTTTACGGAAACGCTTGCACATAAACGCATTGCGGTCGAAGATACGGGAGCTGCGGTGTTGAAATTTGCGAACGGCGCTCTCGGCGTTATAGAAGGAACGACGGGATCGTATCCGGGGGCATTAAAAAAAATAGAAATAACGGGCACGGAAGGAACTGTCGTTATCGAAGAAGATATGCTGAAAGTGTGGCAATTCAAAGACGAGCGGAAAGAAGATGCTGAAATCCGAGAGCGCTTCGGAAAAAAAAGCAATTCGGCAGGGGGTGTGTCGGATCCTAAAGCGATTCTTTCGGAAGGTCATGCAAAACAGTTTTGCGATTTTGCGGATGCGATTATCCGCGACCGAAAGCCGTTCATTTCGGGAGAAGACGCGCTTTGCGCCGTGCGGATCGTTACGGCGATATATGAAAGCAAGCGTTCCCGTGCATTTGTAAAATTGGACCGGCCGTTTGACGAATACTGA
- a CDS encoding galactokinase yields MDTLLNKIVPENLSGEFNKIYGGGKNPVRIFASPARINIIGEHIDYNGGKVFPAAIDRLLYVTIRKRDDSRISYRDLKFPGAYGFDIRDEFAYKKENGYANYLNGIVTILKRRGCVFSGGFDALIGSDIPPAGGISSSSALECAFAYALSEVFGFGISRKDIALIGQQSEHEFMNVNCGIMDQFIIATAKKDTAELLDCATLDFEYVPLALDDCRFVVMNTQKKRQLADSKYNERRAECARALTILQEAKIPLHTAGKYTNTEDIPDLCALTPNQLDECKSIFTDETIFRRARHCVTENARVAKAAAALKEGNLSTLGTLLKESHASLRDDYEVTGIELDTLADAANAERSCIGARMTGAGFGGCAIALVKNDGTEEFIERVQRAYVKAIGYEAAFFICESADGVREIETARS; encoded by the coding sequence ATGGATACGCTTTTAAATAAAATCGTACCGGAAAATCTTTCCGGCGAATTTAATAAAATCTACGGCGGCGGAAAAAATCCCGTGCGCATCTTTGCTTCTCCCGCACGCATCAATATCATCGGAGAACACATCGACTACAACGGCGGAAAAGTGTTTCCCGCAGCAATCGACCGCCTCCTCTACGTAACGATCAGAAAACGGGACGATTCGCGCATCAGCTACCGCGACTTGAAATTTCCCGGTGCCTACGGCTTTGATATACGCGACGAGTTCGCATACAAAAAAGAAAACGGCTACGCAAATTACTTAAACGGCATCGTGACGATTTTAAAACGAAGAGGCTGCGTCTTTTCGGGCGGCTTCGACGCGCTCATCGGAAGCGACATTCCCCCCGCAGGCGGCATTTCATCCTCGTCCGCCCTCGAATGCGCTTTCGCATACGCGCTTTCGGAAGTTTTCGGATTCGGCATTTCACGAAAAGATATCGCCCTTATCGGACAGCAAAGCGAACACGAATTCATGAATGTCAACTGCGGCATCATGGATCAATTCATCATCGCGACGGCGAAAAAAGATACGGCGGAACTGCTCGACTGCGCAACGCTCGACTTCGAATACGTGCCGCTTGCGCTCGACGACTGCCGCTTCGTCGTCATGAACACGCAGAAAAAGCGGCAGCTTGCCGATTCGAAATACAACGAAAGGAGAGCCGAGTGCGCCCGCGCTCTTACAATATTACAAGAGGCAAAAATTCCGCTTCACACCGCAGGAAAGTATACGAACACGGAGGACATTCCCGACCTGTGCGCTTTGACGCCGAATCAGCTCGACGAGTGTAAAAGTATTTTTACCGACGAAACGATTTTCCGCCGCGCGCGCCACTGCGTCACCGAAAACGCACGCGTCGCAAAAGCCGCTGCCGCTCTCAAAGAAGGAAACCTTTCAACGCTCGGAACATTATTAAAAGAATCGCACGCATCGCTCAGAGACGATTACGAAGTGACCGGCATCGAACTCGACACGCTTGCAGACGCCGCAAATGCCGAGCGCTCGTGTATCGGAGCCAGAATGACCGGAGCCGGCTTCGGCGGCTGCGCGATCGCGCTCGTAAAAAACGACGGCACGGAAGAATTTATCGAGCGCGTGCAGCGCGCGTATGTAAAAGCGATCGGCTATGAAGCGGCCTTTTTTATATGCGAGAGCGCGGACGGCGTACGAGAGATCGAAACGGCACGGAGCTAA
- a CDS encoding Rpn family recombination-promoting nuclease/putative transposase: MEYTHKPVEELSFTDDFMFGTVMKNQFICKGVIERLLHIKVGKIEYPSLQKTIAPFYESKGIRLDVYVSDPERVFDIEIQTSIPPSLPKRTRYYQSLMDVDNLLRGQSYAELKESYVIFICTQDPFGKSLPVYEFRNICTADGTLFLDDKSYKVFYNVGAYGKEDEPELSALLQYLCERRATSGFTQQIDALVEKAKRNEKFRSWYMSLNIWKDDLLREGSQLGEKIGFERGRRDGIAAGAYQKAQETAKLMQRESCSVDFIQRMTGLSEAEIEKL; the protein is encoded by the coding sequence ATGGAATACACCCATAAACCCGTCGAAGAACTTTCCTTTACCGATGACTTTATGTTCGGCACGGTCATGAAAAATCAATTTATATGTAAGGGTGTCATCGAACGGCTCCTGCATATCAAAGTCGGTAAAATCGAATATCCCTCGCTGCAAAAAACGATCGCGCCGTTCTACGAAAGCAAGGGTATACGCCTCGACGTCTACGTTTCCGATCCCGAGCGCGTCTTCGATATAGAAATACAAACGTCGATCCCGCCTTCTCTTCCCAAGCGTACGCGTTATTATCAAAGTCTCATGGATGTCGATAACCTTTTGCGCGGCCAAAGCTACGCCGAACTGAAAGAGAGCTACGTCATCTTTATCTGTACACAGGATCCCTTCGGCAAAAGCTTGCCTGTCTACGAATTCCGCAATATCTGTACCGCCGACGGTACGCTTTTTCTTGATGACAAATCGTATAAAGTATTTTATAATGTGGGTGCCTACGGTAAAGAAGATGAGCCTGAATTGAGCGCCTTGCTGCAGTATCTTTGCGAGAGGCGGGCGACGAGCGGTTTTACGCAGCAGATCGATGCGCTTGTCGAAAAAGCGAAACGGAACGAAAAGTTCAGGAGTTGGTATATGTCGTTGAATATTTGGAAAGATGATTTACTAAGAGAGGGTTCACAGCTGGGTGAAAAGATCGGCTTTGAACGGGGCCGCCGCGACGGTATTGCTGCGGGAGCGTATCAAAAAGCACAAGAGACGGCAAAGCTGATGCAGAGAGAAAGCTGTTCTGTCGATTTTATACAGCGGATGACCGGTCTCTCGGAAGCGGAAATCGAAAAACTGTAA
- a CDS encoding putative manganese-dependent inorganic diphosphatase, translating into MKEKTVYIIGHKNPDTDCAVAAAAYARLKQLLGKKNYIACRAGHFSPQTEYVFNRFKVPYPKYIPNVVPKVAYFMSGLCDAVGEDESVWDAISVMDRLESRVLPVVDEKGAYMAMLHYNIFAQNVLSVLDPEYKTVLPTSIALIAHTIHAQPVIVKNENDVFKASVLVGAASLETFSDTLSEHNSENAVVITGDREDIQSAAIDAGVKLLIITLGKPLKKELRERAEKRGVSVIISPYATSPTAMLIPYAAPVSVMADADVPPVHPEDTVAKIRPLIQESPCRCLPVIDDDKKLVGLISEHDLLQEPGIELILVDHNEASQAVDGIAHYRIREVIDHHRLGTLSTDYPIMFISKPVGSTSTLITNLYREYKVPIPREIASILLCGILSDTLILQSTTTTDEDRETASYLSDITGLDSKQLGKDVIAAGSRIKGRSAHDLVTQDMKEYVQDKVNYTVSQIEVDDTKEILDRKKEFIEELEIEQRSRKLLFSALLVTDITQLSSLLFLVGDEKFIPLVTFPRLEENVYYLKDVVSRKKQLIPLMTEQLHAYET; encoded by the coding sequence ATGAAAGAAAAGACCGTTTATATTATCGGGCATAAAAATCCCGACACGGATTGCGCCGTTGCGGCTGCCGCGTACGCGCGCTTAAAGCAGCTGCTCGGCAAAAAGAATTATATCGCGTGCAGAGCGGGGCATTTTTCTCCGCAGACGGAATACGTATTCAACCGTTTTAAAGTACCCTATCCGAAATATATCCCCAACGTCGTTCCGAAAGTCGCGTATTTTATGAGCGGTTTGTGCGATGCGGTCGGAGAAGACGAATCGGTGTGGGATGCCATCAGCGTTATGGACAGGCTCGAAAGCCGCGTGCTGCCGGTCGTCGACGAAAAGGGCGCGTATATGGCAATGCTCCATTACAATATATTTGCGCAAAACGTGCTTTCCGTTTTGGATCCCGAATATAAAACCGTTTTGCCGACGAGCATTGCGCTCATCGCGCACACGATACACGCACAGCCGGTTATCGTCAAAAACGAAAACGACGTGTTCAAAGCGTCGGTACTCGTCGGCGCTGCGTCGCTTGAAACTTTTTCGGATACGCTTTCCGAACACAACAGCGAAAATGCCGTCGTCATTACCGGCGACAGGGAAGACATACAGAGCGCGGCGATCGACGCGGGCGTCAAGCTCCTTATCATTACGCTCGGAAAGCCGCTGAAAAAAGAACTGCGTGAAAGAGCCGAAAAAAGGGGAGTGTCGGTTATTATCAGTCCCTATGCGACGTCTCCGACGGCGATGCTTATTCCCTATGCGGCTCCCGTTTCGGTTATGGCCGACGCCGACGTTCCGCCCGTACATCCGGAAGATACCGTTGCGAAAATACGGCCGCTCATTCAGGAATCTCCGTGCCGCTGTCTTCCAGTTATCGACGACGATAAAAAACTCGTCGGTCTCATTTCCGAGCACGACCTCCTGCAGGAGCCCGGTATCGAATTGATATTGGTTGATCACAACGAAGCTTCTCAAGCGGTCGACGGCATCGCTCATTACCGCATACGAGAAGTGATCGATCATCACCGGCTCGGAACTCTTTCTACGGATTATCCGATTATGTTTATTTCAAAGCCGGTCGGTTCGACATCGACTTTGATAACGAATCTCTACCGCGAATACAAAGTGCCGATTCCTCGCGAAATCGCAAGCATTTTGTTGTGCGGCATCCTTTCGGACACGCTCATATTGCAGTCCACTACGACGACGGACGAAGATCGGGAGACGGCAAGCTATCTTTCGGATATCACCGGTCTCGATAGTAAACAGCTCGGTAAGGACGTGATCGCAGCGGGAAGCCGCATCAAGGGGCGGAGCGCGCACGACCTCGTTACGCAGGACATGAAAGAGTATGTGCAGGACAAAGTGAATTATACGGTGAGCCAAATCGAAGTGGACGATACGAAAGAGATTCTCGACCGCAAAAAAGAATTTATCGAAGAACTCGAAATCGAACAGCGTTCGCGGAAATTGCTTTTTTCCGCTCTTCTCGTTACGGATATTACGCAGCTGTCGAGTCTGCTGTTTTTGGTCGGAGACGAAAAATTTATACCGCTTGTGACTTTTCCGCGTCTCGAAGAAAACGTGTATTATTTAAAAGACGTCGTGTCTCGCAAAAAGCAGCTCATCCCGCTTATGACGGAGCAGCTGCACGCATACGAAACGTAA
- the leuS gene encoding leucine--tRNA ligase: MSKYPFETIEPKWQKYWEKNKTFKTTEDESVPKEKRRYVLDMFPYPSGAGLHVGHPEGYTATDIYCRYLRMNGYNVLHPMGYDAFGLPAENYAIKTGTHPAASTMANIEHFTQQIKALGFSYDWDRCVITCKESYYKWTQWIFLQLYKRGLAYETDSPINWCPSCKTGLANEEVKEGKCERCGSPVTRKTIRQWVLKITAYADRLLEDLDELDWPESVKLMQENWIGRSTGGEVDFAVAGKDGKASGDKLTVYTTRADTLFGATYMVIAPEHPLVSKLTTDEQKEAVDAYVESAAKKSDLERTDLAKDKTGVFTGSYAIDPVNGREIPIWISDYVLISYGTGAIMAVPAHDERDWDFAKKFDLPIVKVVASKEEAASLGGGDEKAGQAILLNAAKDEAAYRKLVEAHPEIFNVADACTSADGYSINSGAFTGTATKQTIKDMIAWLSEKGIGKEAVNYKLRDWIFSRQRYWGEPIPLVHCPACGVVPVDEKDLPLVLPDVKTYQPTGTGESPLAGIDEWVNCTCPKCGGKAKRETNTMPQWAGSCWYYLRYLDPHNDERFCAPEKEKYWMPVDLYVGGAEHAVLHLLYARFWHKVLYDIGAVSTKEPFRRLVNQGMITSFAYERKNKTLVPTDMVEEKDGVYIEKATGEKLERVVAKMSKSLKNVVNPDEEIQLYGADSVRMYEMFMGPLVMSKPWNTQGIVGINRFLEKVWNVSEKEIGDIDIFGTLDDASLASARKTYAQTVKKVSDDTASLSFNTAISQMMIFINEVSKLSVVPKVMWEGFVKMLSCYAPHLGEELWQKLGHDGTVAYETWPAIDEKYSADDTKTIAVMVNGKLRATFQAASGTPKDELEKKALAEESAAKHIEGKKIIKMIVVPDKLVNIVVQ, translated from the coding sequence ATGTCGAAATATCCTTTTGAAACGATTGAACCGAAGTGGCAAAAATATTGGGAAAAAAATAAAACGTTCAAAACGACGGAAGACGAATCGGTACCGAAAGAAAAGCGGCGCTACGTTCTCGATATGTTTCCGTATCCGAGCGGCGCGGGTTTGCACGTCGGACACCCGGAAGGCTATACGGCGACCGACATCTACTGCCGCTATCTCCGCATGAACGGATACAATGTTTTGCATCCGATGGGCTACGATGCATTCGGTTTGCCCGCCGAAAACTATGCGATTAAAACGGGCACGCATCCGGCGGCTTCAACGATGGCGAACATCGAACACTTTACGCAGCAGATCAAAGCGCTCGGGTTTTCCTACGATTGGGACAGGTGCGTCATCACGTGCAAAGAAAGTTATTATAAATGGACGCAGTGGATTTTTTTACAGCTGTACAAGCGCGGTCTCGCTTATGAAACGGATTCTCCGATAAACTGGTGTCCGAGCTGCAAGACGGGGCTCGCAAACGAAGAAGTCAAAGAAGGAAAATGCGAACGCTGCGGTTCTCCCGTTACGCGCAAAACGATCCGGCAGTGGGTTTTAAAGATTACCGCGTACGCCGACAGATTGCTCGAAGATTTGGACGAACTCGATTGGCCTGAAAGCGTCAAGCTCATGCAGGAAAACTGGATCGGACGATCGACGGGAGGAGAAGTCGATTTCGCCGTCGCAGGCAAAGACGGCAAAGCGAGCGGAGATAAGCTCACGGTTTACACGACGCGGGCGGACACGCTTTTCGGAGCGACGTACATGGTTATCGCGCCCGAACACCCGCTCGTTTCAAAGCTTACGACCGACGAGCAAAAAGAAGCCGTCGACGCATACGTCGAAAGCGCCGCAAAAAAATCAGACCTTGAGCGTACCGATTTGGCAAAAGATAAAACGGGTGTGTTTACCGGAAGCTATGCGATTGACCCGGTAAACGGACGCGAGATTCCGATTTGGATTTCGGATTACGTACTTATTTCGTACGGTACCGGTGCGATTATGGCCGTTCCCGCGCACGACGAGCGCGACTGGGACTTTGCGAAAAAATTCGATTTGCCGATCGTAAAAGTCGTCGCATCGAAAGAAGAAGCCGCTTCTCTCGGCGGCGGAGACGAAAAAGCGGGACAGGCGATTTTATTGAACGCCGCAAAAGACGAGGCGGCATATCGAAAACTTGTCGAAGCGCATCCCGAAATCTTCAACGTCGCCGATGCGTGCACGAGTGCGGACGGGTATTCGATCAACAGCGGTGCCTTTACGGGAACGGCTACGAAACAGACGATCAAAGACATGATAGCATGGCTTTCCGAAAAAGGTATCGGCAAAGAAGCGGTAAATTACAAACTGCGCGATTGGATTTTCAGCCGACAGCGCTATTGGGGAGAGCCGATCCCGCTCGTGCATTGCCCGGCCTGCGGCGTCGTTCCCGTCGACGAAAAGGATTTGCCCCTCGTGCTGCCCGATGTAAAAACCTATCAGCCGACGGGTACGGGGGAAAGTCCGCTTGCGGGGATCGACGAGTGGGTGAACTGTACGTGCCCCAAGTGCGGTGGAAAAGCGAAACGCGAAACGAACACGATGCCGCAGTGGGCGGGAAGCTGCTGGTATTATCTGCGCTATCTCGACCCGCACAACGACGAACGTTTTTGCGCTCCCGAAAAAGAAAAATACTGGATGCCGGTCGATCTCTATGTCGGAGGTGCCGAGCACGCGGTGCTTCACCTTTTGTACGCGCGCTTTTGGCACAAAGTCCTCTACGATATCGGAGCCGTGTCTACGAAAGAACCCTTCCGCCGCCTGGTCAATCAGGGGATGATCACGTCGTTTGCATACGAGCGCAAAAATAAAACCCTCGTGCCGACCGATATGGTCGAAGAAAAAGACGGCGTCTATATCGAAAAAGCGACGGGAGAAAAGCTCGAACGCGTCGTCGCAAAGATGAGCAAGTCGCTGAAAAACGTCGTAAATCCCGACGAAGAGATACAGCTCTACGGCGCGGACAGCGTACGCATGTACGAAATGTTTATGGGGCCGCTCGTGATGTCGAAGCCGTGGAATACGCAGGGCATCGTCGGCATAAACCGCTTTCTCGAAAAAGTGTGGAACGTGAGCGAAAAGGAAATCGGCGATATCGATATCTTCGGCACACTCGACGACGCTTCTCTTGCATCTGCGCGGAAAACCTATGCGCAGACGGTAAAAAAAGTGAGCGACGATACGGCAAGCCTTTCGTTCAATACGGCGATCAGTCAGATGATGATTTTTATCAATGAAGTGTCGAAGCTTTCCGTCGTGCCGAAAGTCATGTGGGAAGGTTTTGTCAAAATGCTTTCGTGCTACGCGCCGCATTTGGGCGAAGAGCTGTGGCAAAAACTCGGCCACGACGGGACGGTTGCATACGAAACGTGGCCCGCAATCGACGAAAAATATTCTGCCGACGATACGAAAACGATAGCCGTTATGGTAAACGGAAAACTCCGTGCAACCTTTCAAGCTGCAAGCGGTACGCCGAAAGACGAACTTGAAAAAAAAGCGCTTGCGGAGGAAAGCGCTGCAAAGCACATCGAAGGCAAAAAAATTATTAAAATGATTGTCGTGCCGGATAAACTCGTCAATATCGTCGTACAGTGA
- a CDS encoding HAD family hydrolase, which translates to MSGLHYTAVIFDMDGTILDTLDDLASSVNYALEANGFPKRTREEVRRFVGNGAVKLIRRAVPEGTADALFDKVFEDFDARYKVHCADATKPYDGIPELLASLRASGIKTAVVSNKPDEAVRILAETYFPHLFDAAVGTRDGIKTKPAPDSVFEIIKKIGAGKKDCVYVGDSEVDIETAKNADIPCISVSWGFKDRGFLAEHGAQKIVNNAKELSAAVGVRNIG; encoded by the coding sequence ATGAGCGGATTGCATTATACAGCGGTTATCTTCGATATGGACGGCACGATTCTCGATACGCTCGACGATTTGGCATCAAGCGTAAACTACGCCCTCGAAGCGAACGGTTTTCCGAAGCGGACGCGCGAAGAAGTGCGGCGTTTTGTCGGAAACGGTGCGGTAAAATTGATTCGGCGCGCAGTGCCCGAAGGTACGGCGGATGCCCTTTTCGATAAAGTATTCGAAGATTTTGACGCCCGTTATAAAGTTCACTGCGCCGATGCGACAAAACCCTACGACGGTATTCCCGAACTGCTCGCGTCTCTGCGCGCGTCCGGCATAAAAACCGCCGTCGTTTCGAATAAGCCGGATGAAGCCGTGCGGATTCTCGCCGAAACGTATTTTCCGCACCTCTTCGATGCCGCCGTCGGAACGAGAGACGGCATCAAAACGAAGCCTGCCCCCGATTCGGTGTTTGAAATTATTAAAAAAATCGGAGCGGGAAAAAAAGACTGCGTGTACGTCGGCGATTCCGAAGTCGATATAGAAACTGCAAAAAATGCGGACATCCCGTGCATCAGCGTTTCGTGGGGTTTTAAAGACCGCGGATTCCTTGCCGAACACGGAGCGCAAAAAATCGTCAATAACGCAAAAGAGCTTTCGGCTGCCGTCGGTGTACGAAATATCGGATAA
- a CDS encoding MATE family efflux transporter, whose protein sequence is MTRDGNNGTSASILTGSVWRSLLSFFFPILLGTFFQQLYNTVDAVIVGQFLGKAALAAVSGGSGVYVNLLVGFFLGISSGATIIISQFYGAKRERELSRAVHTAMAMSIWAGIFMSVAGFFASAPAMKAISTPNDIFSLSVTYLKIYFAGALPMFVYNVGSGVLRALSDSKSPFIILVAGCIANIFLDLLFVAVFRLGVAGAAWATVISEILCTVLTLVKLMREPNRYARLVIGKIRFTPHLLSRMSAIGLPAGIQASLYTVSNLIIQSNINSFGTDVAAAWAAYGRLDSVFWMTVSSFGIAITTFAGQNYGARKIDRMKKATIQGLGMAGGAAAFYTLIFYLFGQYIFLLFTHDQAVIAQGKSLLHFLPLFFITYVPIEILSGTIRSTGETFKPMIITMLGVCVLRVAWIFTAVPLHNTLLTVVACYPITWTATAIAFFIYYGRGKWLIGRRSSWENIN, encoded by the coding sequence ATGACGCGCGACGGCAACAACGGTACATCCGCTTCCATTCTCACCGGATCCGTATGGCGCTCGCTCCTTTCGTTTTTTTTCCCTATTCTGCTCGGCACTTTTTTTCAGCAGCTGTACAATACGGTCGATGCCGTCATCGTCGGGCAATTTCTCGGCAAAGCAGCCCTTGCCGCCGTAAGCGGAGGAAGCGGCGTCTACGTCAATCTCCTCGTCGGATTTTTTCTCGGCATATCGAGCGGCGCGACGATCATAATCTCTCAATTTTACGGCGCCAAACGCGAACGGGAGCTCAGCCGAGCCGTACACACCGCTATGGCGATGTCGATATGGGCGGGCATCTTTATGTCCGTCGCCGGTTTTTTCGCATCCGCTCCCGCGATGAAAGCGATATCGACGCCGAACGATATCTTCTCGCTTTCGGTAACATACCTCAAAATCTATTTTGCAGGCGCTCTTCCGATGTTCGTCTATAACGTCGGATCGGGCGTTTTGCGCGCGCTCAGCGACAGCAAAAGTCCCTTTATTATTCTCGTTGCAGGCTGTATCGCAAACATCTTTCTCGATCTGCTTTTCGTCGCGGTTTTCCGCTTAGGCGTCGCGGGGGCGGCATGGGCGACCGTTATTTCGGAAATCCTCTGTACGGTTTTGACGCTTGTAAAACTCATGCGGGAGCCGAACCGCTACGCCCGCCTCGTCATCGGAAAAATCCGCTTTACGCCGCACCTCCTTTCACGCATGAGTGCGATAGGACTTCCTGCGGGCATTCAAGCTTCGCTCTATACCGTTTCAAATTTAATAATTCAATCGAATATCAATTCATTCGGAACGGATGTTGCAGCGGCGTGGGCGGCATACGGCAGGCTTGATTCCGTCTTTTGGATGACCGTAAGCTCGTTCGGCATTGCAATCACAACCTTTGCCGGTCAAAACTACGGCGCTCGCAAAATCGATCGCATGAAAAAGGCGACGATACAGGGGCTCGGCATGGCGGGAGGGGCAGCCGCCTTTTATACGCTGATCTTTTATCTTTTCGGACAATACATCTTTTTGCTCTTTACGCACGACCAAGCGGTAATCGCGCAGGGAAAGTCGCTGCTGCATTTTTTGCCGCTCTTTTTTATCACCTACGTTCCGATCGAAATTCTCTCAGGCACGATCCGCAGTACGGGCGAAACGTTCAAGCCTATGATCATAACGATGCTCGGCGTATGCGTGCTGCGCGTCGCGTGGATTTTCACAGCCGTTCCGCTGCATAACACGCTTCTAACCGTCGTCGCCTGCTATCCGATCACGTGGACTGCGACCGCGATCGCTTTTTTTATCTACTACGGCAGAGGAAAATGGCTTATAGGTCGAAGGTCGAGTTGGGAAAATATCAACTAA
- a CDS encoding ankyrin repeat domain-containing protein: MSIKRIVLYISIIVSVLAVVSCKEEFPTLEDFAEYSKYLENGDLEGVKKYYKKFGPRSVEQYGVEGLFMINPLEVSLYYNHYDVAEFLLKKGANVNIIVPSINNYLFAAMIVNEKKDALRLLLKYGLDVNAKSINGETVLWYAARSGDIDILNWIVNKVKNINQLNDDKENALTGAVYSGNMDCVQLLIEKGININNIDNNGDTALFYSVYLKYIEISEYLIEHGADINIVDNEGYDAKWFAHELGLQIKGLTY, encoded by the coding sequence ATGAGTATAAAAAGAATAGTTTTATATATATCGATTATAGTATCGGTCTTAGCAGTTGTTTCCTGTAAGGAAGAATTTCCTACATTAGAAGATTTTGCCGAATATTCAAAGTATCTTGAAAACGGTGATTTGGAGGGTGTAAAAAAATATTATAAAAAATTCGGTCCCAGATCGGTTGAGCAATACGGGGTTGAAGGGTTGTTTATGATAAACCCTTTAGAAGTTTCTTTATATTACAATCACTATGATGTTGCCGAATTTTTGTTGAAAAAAGGTGCTAATGTGAATATTATAGTCCCCTCTATTAATAATTATTTATTTGCCGCAATGATTGTAAATGAAAAGAAAGACGCATTAAGATTATTACTAAAATACGGTCTTGATGTGAATGCAAAGTCTATAAATGGCGAAACAGTTTTATGGTATGCAGCAAGATCAGGTGATATTGATATTCTGAATTGGATTGTAAATAAAGTCAAAAATATTAATCAATTAAATGATGATAAAGAAAATGCTTTAACAGGGGCTGTTTATTCCGGAAATATGGACTGTGTACAGCTTCTTATAGAAAAAGGAATCAATATTAATAATATTGATAATAACGGTGATACAGCATTGTTTTATTCCGTTTATTTGAAATATATTGAAATAAGTGAATATCTGATAGAGCATGGAGCAGATATAAATATTGTTGATAACGAAGGTTATGATGCAAAATGGTTTGCCCATGAATTGGGATTGCAAATTAAAGGACTTACATATTAA